Part of the Falco cherrug isolate bFalChe1 chromosome 1, bFalChe1.pri, whole genome shotgun sequence genome, TCTCTCCCAAGTCCTCGTAGACGGGCGACAAGCTGCACTCATCCACAGACTGCTCCTTCTTCTGCATGTGCTGCGGCTTTGCCACCTGGCTGTACAGCACCTCCacattgttgttgttgttgctgctaTTAAGCCTCGGTTTGACGGCCGCCTTCTCGGGAGCAGCATTCCCCCACCGCTTGCCAGGGTCCCTGCTCCTCTCAGCACCTTTAGGGATAAGGGCTGCCTGCGGCTTGGGGGCAGGCACTGGCTTGGGGCCCTTGGCCTTGGCCTGGAAGGCAGGTACTGAGTAGTCATCAGTGCTGGGGTTGTAGGGATACTCGTAGCCGCTCCTGCCGTCGTGGCCCTGAGTGCGCCAGGCCTCACCCATGGGCCGTGCTTCATCGTAGATGCAGGTGGTGGAGGGCAGCAAGCGGGAAGCACAGCCCTCAGGCTCGTCATAGATGTGCTCCCTctgcctgggcacagcaggGGGCTGGCTGCGCTCCTCAGCCCGCACCTGTTTGTACGTGCCAGAGTACAGAGGCACCAGCGGCCGGAGCTTCAGCTCATCCGAGGCACCGCCGGGCGCCCTGGCCCCACCAGCAGGCTTGCTGTCAACAGGGTCTGAGTACAGCGAGTCTGGCCAGGGCCGAAAGCCCTTCACTGAGTCCAGGGGCTCCGAGTACACACTGGATAGGTCCTCAGCCGGCAGCACGGTGTGGGGCACCTTCGGCAGAGGGGACCGGGGGGGCGTGCTCGACACTGTGGGCTTGGCCTGCGGCACGGGGAGCTCTGGCAGAGTCCGGGTTTTCAGCATAGACACGGCGTCTCTCTCCTCTGCCGCTGCACTGGGCCTTGGCGCCAGCCCCGCCTTGGGTGCCACGGTATCATCCCCCTCCGCAGGCAGCTCCAGGCTCAGAGAGTCAGCCAGGGCCTGGTGGATCAGCACCACACCAGGGCTGTCTGAATCCAGCGAGTCACAGCTTTGCCGGTTTTCCTCCACCTGCGCTTTTTGCTCCCGGATGGAGGCTTCCACCAGGCGGAAGATCTCATTGCCCTGCTTGGTCTCAAAGGTGAAGTTCCCTGGGCCGGAGTCACAGCGCCTGCCAGCTTCGAAGGAGAACATCACCTGCAGGGGAAGTGGAAAAGTCACATCCTGCCCAGCACCTGCCAACCCAGTGCATCGTGCAGGCTGcgcttcctgcagtgctgaTCCTGTGCGCCCTGTGAGAATGGAACACCCTGCTCCCTCCACCCCCGGCAGTGAGGGCTGCAGCTCAGCGAGCACCACCCCAGAGGCACACTGTGTTCAGCGGCTCCGCAGCACCTGGCCAGGGGGAGGCTGcgctgcccagcagcccagaACAAGCTGTGGAAGCTGAGCGGGATGCACACTTGAAGGGACATCACCGAGCTGCCCCAAGGCCAGAGCTGCAGGTCCTGCTGGAGACCTACTGCCTTACCTGAGCAATTCTAGCAGGGTCAACAATGGGCACCAGGGAGTCTAGGAAATATTACACAGTTAAGACCGAGATTGGAGTCAGGCAAGAAGATGAGTGACAGTGCAGCAGGGGAAACTGTTATGGGCACCTTGGGTAGCTCAGCATTAGCCAGGCAGAAGGGAAGCAATCCAGTGGCAAGAGATACCAGACAGAGGAACATAGCCCTCTGCAAGagaaaggccagcagcagcagcttggctACCAACGATAAGCAAAGCATTTGCCTTACCAGCACTACTCTTAACGGTATGAAGCACTTCAAAGATATGTCTCACACCAAGGCTGTGATCCTCCAGCCTGAACACGTATTAATGCCCAGGTTCTCACCAGCAGATGCCCACACCCTTCCTGAACCTCAGTCCCTGAGCCCAGGTGAGATTTTCTGCTTCACTGGTGCTCTCATGCAGCAGTAGTCTCTGGGGTTGCTGCAAAAGCCCCTGGGGCCAGACTTCCTCTGGTGGGTCTGTGCTGCTGAACCAACCTACGGCTCCTTATGCCATGTGATCCTCATCCTGCCCCTGGCACAGGCCCTGCCAATGAGCCAGTTGCCTCCACAAGCAGCTCAGTTTCCACTTCTGTTTTGGTAAAGTGCCGCAGAAAGTGCCATGAGCAAACTACAGCTGACACAGTCACCTCTACAAACAGCCCTGGGGAGGCCACTTCCTCTCCATCCAGTGCGGCAGGTACCTCTCGTGCTCAGGGCCGTGGCAAGACAGATCATAGACTTGCTGCTGGAGGGCACCGGGAGGGGACAGACTACACAGGTCAGCCAGGCTAAGAGCAGCACACCCCACAAAGTGAACAAATCTAGAGAAAGTGGTGTCTTGAACAGCCCCTCCTGCTCTGACCACCATCCTTCAGGAGGCGTGCACTAAATCCAGGGCAGAGCCAAGACTCTGGGAGGCCAAGGTCCCCAAAGACTAGGGAGACCATGTGCAGCATGGAGGGACGTGCCTGCCCCCAGCAATGGAGTAGGGAGCACTGGGATGGAGAACAGGGGTgagccagctgcagggatgtCCAGCAGAGGGGCCAGCAGGGGTTGCAACGGCCCCCGTGGGAGTGGGGCAAGGACCACACAGAGCAGGGCTCCGCACAGCCATGACCTCAGTGGGGACAGGCATCCTGCTAGCCCATGCTCCTGCACAGGCGGGAGCCAAGGACAGACAGGTTCACAGATGCCCCTGGGGACCCTGCTGTGATTGCTGGTGGCTATAGCAATTCTGGCAGGGCCTGCTGCACGACTGCCACAGGCTGGCTGGGCACGTCAGCTCCTTACCGTTTCACAAAGGAAAGCCTGCATGGGAACAGGCCTGCGCACACggggctccccccacccctcaccttGTCCCGGCCGTATCTCCGGAGCAGCCGGTAGGGCCAGACATAGAGGATCCCATTTGTCCGCGGGTCCTTCAGGACAAGGCTGTCACGTTCAGCCTTGAGCACGTAGGTGCCACGCAGCTCGCATCTCTCCGCAGCCTCTGTCCGTTGCACTGTCACCCAGAAGGCATTcactgtggggacagggacactcAGGGGATGGCGAGGGAAGCCACATCCCCCACTCCAGGTGAGGCCTTGCCCTGCCCACTGGAGCCCCCGTgatggggcagcagcaggaagggcCCTGCAGAAGGTGGTCCAAagtcagggcagcagcaggtcccaCCTTCGTCTCTCGAGTAGTAGATGGAGTTCACGGCCATCTCCAGGGCTGGCACCTCCCTGCCACCCTCTTTGCCATGCCGGGCTGCCACACCAGCATCACCAGGGCTGTTTCCCTGCCAAGGAAGAGCAGATCAGCCCCatctccctcttcctctgccagcccctgggtCCCCTTTGCAGCCACTGCCCCCCAACCCCACTGCTCCCCCACAAAGGGCCTATCCTAGCACCGCACAGCTTGGCTACCCTGCAACCATGCCAAGATCTTCCTTGCCCACAGCTGGCAACGGACCCCAGGGCTCCCTACCTCTGAGCCAGCACAAAAGCAGAtgagcacagccaggcagagcaggaggggcTTCCCTGAAGCTCTGAGGGCGACCCTGGgccccagctgggctgtgcaCTGGGCAGGgtgcagaagaaagcagttaCTGCCAGCAGCCCTACCCTCCAGACCCTGCCCCACAGTAAGGTACAAGGCTTCCCACAGGTGCGGACCTGGGCATCCCACACACCCAGTCTGCTGCCACTTGTCTGACTGCTATGGCATGCCCACGCGGGTGCCCTGGTACTGAGGCAcagaacagctctgcttccTCACCGGTGTGCTCCAGCATAGGTGACATTGGCGCCTGAAGCATGGCATGAGCCCAGGCACGCTCGCCCAGCAGTATgagcagaggagggagctgaTGAGGGAGAGACACAAGGGTCTGTGTCCTGCTTCTGCACAGACAGGAAGGCGGTGCCAGTATCCGTGCACAGCCCACAGAAGGGAAGCAAGCACTTCTATTTTAACACATGCAGAACCGAAAGCGCAATGCACAAACTATCAGCAACCACGTCCCCCAAGGGCCTGCATGTGGGATGCTACCACCAAATAGCAAACATCCTTCCCAGGCAAAACCCCATGCAAATTAAAGGCTCACAGATGCCCTGCAAGAGGTGCCTCAGCACCACTGCATGAGGGTCTGTGTTTGGGCTGGAGCTGGAAGCTGTTTCTCAGGGTCACATGGGATGGAATTGCAACAGAGTCTACATCTTGCAGAAGGCAAGCTGTCACAGTCTCAGTTTAAAGCCCTGCTATATGAACTTCTTAACAAGAGGGAAGGCCCAAAAAGGGCCAGCAGGCCCTTTTAAAGGTAAAAGCCTTTACCCCTTCCTCCCAAATAGAAGGGGTACTGCTAAAACCTAGCATCCTTAGAGCTGATGCTTTagctgagcaggagctgctgccatctaATGCAGCAGGATTCCAGCCTGGGGTCAGGAAGCCAAGGGCCAGCCAATCTACCACAGCCCTTCAAGGCTCTGTCTGACTCCACTTTCCCtcatcttcaaaagaaaaagaaattctgttctgAACCCATACGATTTGATCTCTGTCCCCAGTTCTCAAGCTACTGGGCCCTGCTTACCCTCCGGGCAGCAACAAACAACATGACACAAAGTCATGCTCTCTGGGCAGATGACCAGAAATCACAACTGAGGATCTTCAGCTTTTTGCAGAGGGACCACACGCAGCTCCTGGACCTCTTGCTCCAGGCCAGGCCTTCCCAGAATACATGCTATTCTTGCAGCCTGTTGCTCACCGCTCCCTGAACTGTCAGCTCGCTTCCCGACTTCAAGCACACCACTGACAGCTACCATGTGAAGGAAGGTAGGAGCACACTTCTGCTCCAAGCAGACATTTCCCTGCCTTGCCACTGCCCTGCACCACTCCAAAGGCACATGCTGTGTCCCTAGCTTGGCCCTGCAAGCCGCTTACAGGTTGCAACAATGTCTGCACCAAGCAGACACAGGCAGGGACATGAAGTAATTTCCAGTACCACACCAGTGCCTCTTggccctgctcagctgggcaCTTGCTGCACTGACAAGTTTTGCTTGACTagcaggctgcagggggatgcaagcaggttaaaaaaaaaaaaaaaaaaaaaagtcgtcGTCAAACACCTGGGTCCTTGTGGGAAGATCCTGGgaccagcagccctgcccagcacccaccacagGCACGGGCACAGTGAGGGCAGCGGCACGGAGGGCCGCGCCGCACGCCCAGCGCTGACAGCGTCCCCCGCAGCAGGCAGGGGGTCCCAGAGCCGGGTGAGGGGGAGCGCCGGCCCTGCAGGTGCTGCCGCCGGCCGGGAGCCCGAGCTCCACTGCACCGCGGCGGAGGCTGGACAGGCGGCAGCGGCTGGGCCGAGAGGAAGCACCGCCCGGCCCAGCCAGGCCTCCGCGGGGGGCGAGAGCGGGCTACGCGCCGGGGACGAGAAGCCCGACTTGAAATTCGGATCTGCAACCGAGAATCGTTAGCAGCATGCCGAGGAGCCCGGTAACGCGGCCAGGCAGACGCCGCGGCAGCACCACCGGGCGGGGACGGGAGCCCCGGGCCCAGCGGCTCCCGCGGCCTGGGACCGAGCGGACGCGCCTCAGGGCAGGGCCTCCCCCGTGCGGCCGGGCCCCTTCTGCCGGGTAGGAAGGGgtcgccccccgccccggtgccCGGCCCGCGGACCCCCCGCGACTCACCGGGAAGGCGATCTCGCACAGCTTCGCCACCCACTCCTCGCTCTGCTGCTTCTCGGCCGCCAAGAGGTAGCTCCGGCCGCTGGTCTCCAGGCGGAAGACGGCGGTGCCGGCGCGGGGGCCGCTCTCAGGCACGGGCCCCACGCTGGTGCAGTCCGCCAGCCGCACCACCGTCTTGTCCAGCCGCCGGGTGCCCAGCCGCTCGGCCGGCAGCGCCGGCTCCTTGCAGTCAAAGAACTCCAGGCGGGCGACGCCGTGCTGGCTGGCCGGGTACAGCACGAACCAGCTCCGCTTCCACCTCTGCAAGGCAGCGCCGTCACGCCTGGACCGGGCCAGCCCCGCCGGTGCCgtcccgcccggccgccccgtcccgtcccgccccGCAGCCGAGCGCCGGGAGACAGGCCCCGCCCGCGCCCGCCGAGCCCCGGTGGGGAAGGGCGGGCGCGGGACCCCTCGGCCGGCAGAGCCCCGGCCCCGCTTCCCCGGTCGccgggcggcggccgcggcccaGGCAACGGGCCCAGCCCGGGGCGGAACAGAGCCCGCCCGCCCACGGGAGGGAAGGGGCTTCCCCTCCGGCCCGTctccccccccggcccggccgccccgcgcgGTGCCCACCTTAGTGCCGAACTTGTAGCTGTGCTGCACCAGCAGCGGCCCCTCCTTGGCCGGCGGGTCCATCCCGCGCCGCCACGCGCCCCGCGCTTCCGCCCGCCGCCACCCGCGAGGACGGGGCGGGGACGGGGCGGGGACGCACGTGTCGAGGGGCGGGACAGTGAGGTTCTGCGCGCCCGCGAGTGCGTGTGTGCGTGCGCGTGCATGCCCGTGCGCGTGCATGCCCGTGCGCGCGCGCCGTGTGCGGCTGTGTGCGCGCATCTGCGGATGTGTGTGCGTGTCTGTGGGTGTGCGTGCGCGCCTGTGTGCGCACGTTGCGCGTGCGTCTGCACCTGTGGCTGTGTATGTGTGCGCGTGCCTCTGTGTGCACATACACGTGTGTCTGTGCATGCCCGTGGGTGCGGGCACACACCCACACATATGCACGTGCACGTGGGTGCGCGTTCGTGCACAGCTACCATGCACTGACCGCGTACACGTGGTGCCGCACACTGCCCCGCTGCGCTACCACCGCCCCGGGCACCCGGTGTGTGGCACCTCCCAGGGTCTGCCGAGGGACCCCCGGGGTCTCTGGCGGTTCCCTGTGGCTGTGCCCCACGCCCCCacagctgtgccccccccccacgCCTCCGCAACCCCTTCCCCAGCACGGGGCCTTTCCCCGCTTCACACTTGCAACAGTGGCTGCTGGGTGAGGAGCCAGCGCTGGGGGCACGGCCGGTGACTGGAGCCCGCGTGGTGCCCCATGGGTGGGCACCCACTGCCCTTGCGCCACCTCAGCCTCTCCAGAAGGAGCAGATGCAGAAGAGGAAGGTGATGCAGGGTGTACCCCAGCAcgggctggccccagccccaggaggcAGGCCAGCTTGCCGTGGGGTCACGGCTGTCCAGGTCCCCTCCCTGAGGGAGCCCCGTGCATGCCGCCCACAGCCAGGCGTCCccgggggctgcctgcaccAGGCCACAGCTGCTCACCTTGGCTGGGGCCACCAGGGCTTTGGCCCTGGGGGCTCGCTCAGCTCTTACTCTGGATGAAAGAAGCACTCGGGGTGTGGGAGCGGGGAGCCTTCAGGGTGCACTTCAGGGAGAAGTTAAGGAATTCAGGGAGCTGGAGCTTAAGTCCGACATAACGCATTCAGAAAATCTGGCAGGGCATTAACGAAGTGACAGAGCACAGCGGGAACCATCCCAGCACCAGGGGACAGGGGGCTCGTAGTTCAGGTAACAGCCTGACACTCCAGAAGGGAGGGCATGAAGGTAGAAActaggtggaaaaaaaaggaggaacagaaaaaagtaacaaaaaaacccagggaagCCAAAGTATGAGACAAATTGTAACTagcaagaaagaggaagggTCGCAAGGAAACCTTGACAAAGCGGGGCGTCATTAGGAGGGTGCTGAGCCGCCTAGGTGgcctgctgtcctgctggggctgggagggatggCAGAGTgctgcagggctcagggctCAGCCGCTGCTTCCCCTCAGCCTGCGCAGGGAGGTGGCTGCAATGGCATGGTTAGCACCCCTGACATGAGTGACCACTAGGTGTGTGTCACATGACGTATGGGAAAACATGATCAGGTGGGTCGGACTGAAGATAGTGATACTGAGAACTGACAGAGGACAGATGAGGTttcagagaacaggaaaaaggagTGACGTGGTACCTGTCTTtggtaggaggaaaaaaaaggaagtgaagaATCAGGGGCACTTAGCTCAGCTTCAAAGCTGAGAAAGTAAAAGAAGCTTCAAGAGAAACATGGAACAAATAGCCAGGTGCTCCCAGAGACAACAGAGAGGGGGAGAACACAGCAACACCCGTGTgcgcacagccctgcctgccttctctgACTGTCAAGGACAGAGTCATGTCATCTGCGTCTCTCCACCTCTAACCATGCTGTGTCCCCAGGCACCGCGGCCATGCCAGGGCACTGGGCTGCTCCCTGCGCTGCCCCTGCCATGGCCGGCAGCTACCGGCTGCCCCAACGGCCTTCCCCAGGGCCGGGCTTGTACTCGGCATTCTCCAGCAGTGCAGCTTGGCAGGGGCTGGTGCAGGCTGTGAGGCAAAGAGCAAGCCCAAGCGTGGCCTGTGTCCAGCGAGCCACCGCCGCTGCTCACTGCATGTGAATAAGCCAACCCTGCAGTGCCAAGCTGACTTTCACCCAGCATCATTGTCTGTCCTGCACTCAGCGCACGGTTTTTATCACTGTGTGTGTCTGTTAGGTGGGGGGTTTTTATGAGTCTGGTTTTATTGCTGTGTATGAGTCTGGTTATGAGAGCCCTGTTACAGGGCTGAGGCTTTAAGTACTCCCAGCTCTCCTTGCTCTACGCCATGCAGCCGAGCTCTGCACAGACCTCGCTAGCCCACAGCGCACTCTGATGGCCTCTTCCCTGCCAGGTTACCGCTGAGCGGTTGCTCTTGGGCTCCTTGCAACTTTGATGGCCCAAGCACTATATTAACCTGCAAAGGGAAGAAGGAGATGCTGCAGATCTTGGTTTTCTAGGCCTCCGATGCCCACTTCTCCTGGGCAAGCCCCCATCTGTGACACAGGTGAAAGGGCTGCAGGGGGTCACAGCTGCTGTGAGGGCGCTTGGGAGAGCCTCGCCACGGGAGGAGCTAAACAGGAAAAGTGgtcagaaaaagagcagaacaaTTCAGTGCCGCCGAACACATGGTCCTACATGTAGGCAGGTACCGGTGactgtgcagctgcaggacagggaaCTAATGACGTGGCGGCACTTCTGCAAACCAGAacctgtgggatggggagggtCACGAGTCACACATGTGTCAACAGCTCAGAGCAGTGTGACAAAAGGCAAAGAGCTGCCTGACACATGCACGGAGGTGAGCTGCGTGGAGGCACATGAAACAGTCCCAATCTCTTGGACCTGATGAGGCAGTGGGGCATCACACCGGGGCCTGGCACGTGGGTCTCGGCAGGGAACATGTgggggcccggccgccgggACCAGCTCCGGGGCCTGGTGCTGTCGGGTCCCAGGAAGCTGCAACGCTGGGAGGAATGGCTGCCCCAGCCTAACGGGGACACCACCCGCAGCCGGGGATGCCGGGGACGCGGTGCGGAGGTCCCGGTGCCAGTGATGGCGGCGGCTGCAGCGCCAGCAGCGCCCGGGacgccgggcgggcggggcgccaccgggctgcggggcgggggctcCGGCCCGGTGGGGCCGCCGAGGGGCTGCTGTGGGCGGCCCCGGGCCGTGGCCCGGCTGCAGCAGAAGGGCTCGGGCATCCCCTCTCGGGGCCGTCTCCGGGGAGGGCTGAAGCGGCCGGCCCACCACCGGGCGTGCATGCCCGGAGGCTGCCCGggggcccccccgccccgcgccctggccccgccgcggccccacccgccggggccgccccctgCGCTGCGGCAGGCGCATCTCTGCGGGGGAGGGCAGGCGGTGGAGCCGTCCCTCCGCGCACCTCTCCATCCCTCCGCGCGTCTCCGTCCCTCCGCACATCCCTCTGTTCCCCCTTGCATCCCTGCATCTCTCCGCGCAATCCTCCGCGCAACCCTCCATCCCTCCGCGCATCCCTCCGTCTCTCCTTGCATCCCTCCGTCCCTCCCCCGCGCATCCCTCCACGGCTCCGCGCACCCCCCGCGCACCCCTCCGCCCGTCCCAGCACCGGCAGGGCCGCTCCTGCGCGGGTAtggcggggcggccgcgctTCCTCTGCGGCGTGGTGGAAGGTAGGTCCCTCCGGGGCCGCggctggggcaggagccggTGCCCTGCCCGGGCATTGCAGGGGCTCGGCCGGTCCACCCATAGCAAgcagggtctgggaagggctgcccGGGACCCCGGGTattggggaggcagggagccgGGCCCCTGCACAGCACCCTATCTCTACCCAGGGGTAGGGGGCCAGCACCCCCCACTGACCCTCCCCATCGTCCCCAGAGGACTGCTGCACCCTGCAaccaccccagcaccccgcaGTAGGGCGTGGGtaccagctgctctgcctccagcGCTCTGCAGCGCTTTTCTCACTTCGCTGGGCATGCGGGCAGCATCCCACCGTGTGCCCCTCCTGCTTGCCTGCCCACAGTGCCATGCTGCCTGGGATGTGCTCAGAGCTGGCCCTGGCTGGGAAGCGCCTGGTCTCTCACGGTAGCTCCGTGTGGCTCAGCCCTGTCCTTCCgctcctctgccccagccctgtttctgcagcagggcACCTCTGGAGCTGGGCCAGGCCTGGCACCTACTATGCAAAAACGTTTCCACTATTCCTGGCAGCACAGTACCCTGCCGAAGCCCACTGCCTTGCCTGGGAGGAAGCAAAAGCACAATGCGAATAAACACTAAATAAGTGGAAAGCACAGGGATGGAGAAGTTAAtagtaaaaagaaatgtgagtCAGATGAGAATCATCGATACAGAAAGGCTGACCTGGGAAAGAGGACACAgatgctgccagcagagctgctccaggaggaggaggaggtccTTGCAGAGTGAGGAAGGAAAGGCACCCCTCACCCTGGTAACTCAGGCCCTGGCAGGGAACACAGGCGGGTGCCGCAGtgggcaggctgctgggcagggtaCATCTGTGGCAGGGCCACAGCAGCCTGGGAGCGGTGGGTCCTGCACAGagccccctgctccctcctgacATTGCTAGCAGCAGCCAGAAAGCATGGATGGACTGACACCTCTGGGTGACCTGCacccagggcaggagaggggcttTGGAACCGCTGGGGCCTATGGACTTTGCTTCCCAATGTGTTCATCAGGACTTCACTAATGGTTGTGAAGAAATAGCTGAGGGTCATCTTAGATGGTCTAGAGTCTGGCAAGTAATGGTGTTGACGGGCTACTGATGCAGTGATATGGGCCACAGGAGAGCTGAGGTGCAAACGGACAGCATCACTCACCAGTGCTCACCTGCCTTCAAAAAGGCAAAGCACCAACATCGCTCCTTTGGAGGTGCAGGCACAGGTACAAACAGATGTTGCTGGTGCAGTCTAAGCCACTTTACTGTGCAGAATACACTAGGATGGCATTTTCAACAGAGCTGCCGCTGGCAGGGCATGTGTAGGGGGGTAGTGTCACGCTTGCAAGGCACTGTCAGTTTGCAGCAAAGCGTGAgtgaggcactggcaggtgGGTGCTGTACAGGGGCTCCTGGGACCTCACTGTGAGCTGAACAGGAGTTCCTATGGATtgggaaatggaaaatttgTTTATCATGAAATTATCTTCTTTGGGTGAAATGTCTGCTGGGGTCCTTGACTGGCTACAAATTTGGCCCCATGCACTGTGGGGGATGGCTAGTAAGgtgaatatatgtattttctaaGTAGATGGAATAACCGTGTAGATGTTTGAGCAGGCAGAAGATCTATCTGCAAAGAGGCTAATGTTCAGCGTGTGCTGTGGCACAAACTACCCACAGCATTGTCCAAGGTCAGTGTGGAGAGCTGCAGGGTCGGCACTGCAACGGGAGCAGGGTGTCAAACCCCCCTCCCTGGCGGAGGAGCTCCAGTGCACTCAGGTGCTTTGGGGAGATGCAGGCGCTTTTCTGGGCAATGCTGGCCTCGTGCCAGATGCTGAGAGCTGGTCCATTCTCCCAGACTCAGAGAGTCATTGCCATCTGCCCTTCTGCACCACCCAGCTCAGTGAATGTATTTGCTTCCCTGAATATCTGCAGTGCACAGGGCAGACCGTCAGCTGCTGCGGTGCTGTGGCCTCAAGCTTCTGTCAGACTGCTGGTGCCCAGCAGCTACCTAAAGCCTGCAAGTGGCAAGTGGCAGAAGCGGAAATGTTAAGAAACACTTGGGAATCTGCTGACTTCAGATCTGTATTTCctgtatttggttttgttgatgtGAACTTTCTGGG contains:
- the DOK1 gene encoding docking protein 1 isoform X1, translating into MDPPAKEGPLLVQHSYKFGTKRWKRSWFVLYPASQHGVARLEFFDCKEPALPAERLGTRRLDKTVVRLADCTSVGPVPESGPRAGTAVFRLETSGRSYLLAAEKQQSEEWVAKLCEIAFPGNSPGDAGVAARHGKEGGREVPALEMAVNSIYYSRDEVNAFWVTVQRTEAAERCELRGTYVLKAERDSLVLKDPRTNGILYVWPYRLLRRYGRDKVMFSFEAGRRCDSGPGNFTFETKQGNEIFRLVEASIREQKAQVEENRQSCDSLDSDSPGVVLIHQALADSLSLELPAEGDDTVAPKAGLAPRPSAAAEERDAVSMLKTRTLPELPVPQAKPTVSSTPPRSPLPKVPHTVLPAEDLSSVYSEPLDSVKGFRPWPDSLYSDPVDSKPAGGARAPGGASDELKLRPLVPLYSGTYKQVRAEERSQPPAVPRQREHIYDEPEGCASRLLPSTTCIYDEARPMGEAWRTQGHDGRSGYEYPYNPSTDDYSVPAFQAKAKGPKPVPAPKPQAALIPKGAERSRDPGKRWGNAAPEKAAVKPRLNSSNNNNNVEVLYSQVAKPQHMQKKEQSVDECSLSPVYEDLGEI
- the DOK1 gene encoding docking protein 1 isoform X2; translated protein: MPCFRRQCHLCWSTPGNSPGDAGVAARHGKEGGREVPALEMAVNSIYYSRDEVNAFWVTVQRTEAAERCELRGTYVLKAERDSLVLKDPRTNGILYVWPYRLLRRYGRDKVMFSFEAGRRCDSGPGNFTFETKQGNEIFRLVEASIREQKAQVEENRQSCDSLDSDSPGVVLIHQALADSLSLELPAEGDDTVAPKAGLAPRPSAAAEERDAVSMLKTRTLPELPVPQAKPTVSSTPPRSPLPKVPHTVLPAEDLSSVYSEPLDSVKGFRPWPDSLYSDPVDSKPAGGARAPGGASDELKLRPLVPLYSGTYKQVRAEERSQPPAVPRQREHIYDEPEGCASRLLPSTTCIYDEARPMGEAWRTQGHDGRSGYEYPYNPSTDDYSVPAFQAKAKGPKPVPAPKPQAALIPKGAERSRDPGKRWGNAAPEKAAVKPRLNSSNNNNNVEVLYSQVAKPQHMQKKEQSVDECSLSPVYEDLGEI